From one Lolium rigidum isolate FL_2022 chromosome 4, APGP_CSIRO_Lrig_0.1, whole genome shotgun sequence genomic stretch:
- the LOC124649664 gene encoding uncharacterized protein LOC124649664 yields the protein MMCNSEKKAAMLSSKRLKTAQPGCRASVAEDIMVEVLLRLPIKSIVRFRVVCRSWATLLSSEEFCRLHRAITRAAGVPLKLLHFSPAAMFRTMTAYSCSLAQGPRDDELLFTLDYARGKWVEVLTPASCHGLTLLYDALAKAYYICNAATRAVTRLPHSAAVASHWISTGLGFDARTREHKVVRLINGAHRSPEKDTIRCEVYTPGGSHGDCWRPAAGGVPFGLRRFADSAVCNAVEQRLAPVFAKGFLHWLIQPYLLFKRPRGAIVYFSVMEETFSCVQSPPFLSPDFGQNPPFSAPGFDLPFAHQAPPAGHLVEMDNQLCLVRDLRSNPHGSTLEIWRLLEYSSGNWSLDHRIDLSGHAMGRELREPQTVRVIGSIDSGRSGKKIILTTCKHKVHEKFEKKVHTYELSSQDLETILSVTEESTSAYGFIYDKPLPSRFGLFEDCLAPMHKTDEEITLSSTLSKAVKEILLRLPAKSVAQSKLICKHWLRLIKSESFIRSYFEHKNMGRSPKLMLVGKGTGQSAFCFAPLDTWLSEAPNHCALLDTKVVCSKPCHGMNLVSTATNDYLYNPGTGFHRVYRNPGPQMYLALGSQRINASEKHAFAVGGKNVGLTFDPLSREHVIVEIVYHQKNFHSRGYRSVCELRWCNSVKLAHEYLVPLPPLPVNDMPPAYVGGVLYWMSDPRLGRSYERAIVSFDISTRLFDTIHCPSCITVWSKRSPCSAFVVELQGALCAVLANPVTNSLDVWRLERGRCIWGRAWVIRLEASPDYSLVTNVVVPLAVDPKDGGILLNTGRNLGVYDPLKQTIQSLYSQDQLPLATSAPHLGVPQRSKFTSSEDNSALDSEILPLVPMVYEESLACYPRVGLGRWLSFC from the coding sequence ATGATGTGTAACAGTGAGAAGAAGGCTGCCATGCTAAGCAGCAAGCGTCTGAAGACCGCCCAGCCCGGCTGCAGAGCATCGGTTGCAGAGGACATAATGGTGGAGGTACTGTTGAGGCTTCCCATCAAATCCATTGTCCGCTTCCGGGTCGTCTGCCGCTCCTGGGCCACGCTGCTCTCCTCCGAGGAGTTCTGCAGACTCCACCGGGCGATCACCAGGGCTGCGGGGGTGCCACTGAAGCTTCTGCACTTCTCCCCTGCCGCAATGTTCCGCACCATGACGGCGTACTCATGCTCGCTGGCGCAAGGCCCCAGAGATGACGAGCTGCTGTTCACCCTTGACTATGCCCGCGGCAAGTGGGTAGAAGTGCTGACGCCTGCATCGTGCCATGGCCTCACCCTCCTGTATGATGCTCTTGCCAAGGCTTACTACATCTGCAATGCGGCTACACGAGCAGTCACGCGTCTGCCACATTCTGCCGCGGTGGCGTCACACTGGATTAGTACCGGACTGGGATTTGATGCACGCACAAGGGAGCACAAGGTGGTGAGGTTGATCAATGGGGCACACCGGTCCCCTGAGAAGGATACGATCAGGTGTGAGGTGTACACGCCTGGAGGCAGCCATGGTGATTGCTGGAGGCCAGCTGCCGGAGGGGTACCCTTTGGGTTGCGAAGATTTGCAGACTCTGCCGTGTGTAACGCTGTCGAACAGAGGTTAGCTCCCGTGTTTGCGAAAGGGTTCCTGCACTGGTTGATTCAGCCTTACCTTCTCTTCAAACGGCCAAGAGGGGCCATCGTATACTTTTCTGTCATGGAGGAGACATTCAGCTGTGTCCAATCACCTCCCTTCCTGTCACCAGATTTTGGGCAAAATCCTCCATTCTCAGCACCGGGATTCGACCTGCCATTTGCTCACCAGGCACCACCAGCGGGGCACCTAGTGGAGATGGATAACCAGCTATGTCTGGTCCGAGACCTTCGTAGTAACCCTCATGGTAGCACTCTGGAGATTTGGAGACTGCTGGAATATAGCTCTGGCAACTGGTCGCTAGATCACAGAATCGATTTATCTGGGCACGCCATGGGGAGAGAATTACGCGAGCCACAAACCGTGAGAGTTATTGGTTCTATTGATAGTGGCAGGTCAGGGAAGAAGATAATCCTCACAACTTGCAAGCATAAGGTTCACGAGAAGTTTGAAAAAAAGGTTCACACTTACGAACTCAGTTCTCAGGATCTGGAGACCATTCTTTCTGTCACCGAGGAAAGCACATCGGCATATGGATTTATCTATGATAAACCACTTCCTTCAAGATTTGGTTTGTTTGAAGACTGCCTTGCTCCAATGCATAAAACAGATGAAGAGATAACCTTGTCATCTACCCTGTCTAAGGCGGTAAAAGAGATCTTACTCCGCCTCCCAGCTAAATCAGTGGCACAGTCCAAATTGATCTGCAAGCACTGGCTCAGGTTGATCAAGAGTGAAAGCTTCATACGGTCATACTTTGAGCATAAGAACATGGGCAGAAGTCCAAAGCTCATGCTTGTCGGTAAGGGTACTGGACAATCAGCCTTCTGTTTTGCTCCCTTGGATACATGGCTTAGTGAAGCTCCTAATCATTGTGCATTGCTTGATACAAAGGTGGTTTGCTCCAAGCCTTGCCACGGGATGAACCTGGTGAGCACTGCTACAAATGACTATCTCTACAACCCAGGCACAGGTTTCCACAGGGTCTACCGTAACCCAGGACCGCAGATGTACCTAGCGTTGGGAAGCCAAAGAATTAATGCGTCAGAAAAACATGCATTTGCAGTTGGCGGCAAGAATGTTGGCCTGACTTTCGACCCTTTGTCTCGTGAGCATGTTATTGTGGAAATCGTCTATCACCAGAAGAACTTTCATTCTCGTGGATATAGGTCAGTATGCGAGCTGCGGTGGTGTAACTCCGTGAAACTTGCCCATGAGTACTTGGTGCCGCTGCCGCCTCTGCCCGTGAATGACATGCCACCCGCCTATGTCGGAGGCGTGCTGTACTGGATGAGTGACCCAAGGCTGGGTCGGAGCTACGAACGAGCCATCGTCTCTTTCGATATCTCTACGAGACTGTTCGATACCATCCATTGCCCTTCGTGCATCACGGTATGGAGTAAGAGGAGCCCATGCAGTGCATTTGTGGTAGAGCTTCAGGGAGCATTATGCGCTGTTCTTGCAAATCCAGTGACAAACAGCTTAGACGTATGGAGGCTAGAGCGTGGGCGTTGCATATGGGGCAGAGCATGGGTGATTCGTTTGGAAGCGTCGCCTGACTATTCTCTTGTGACAAATGTTGTGGTGCCATTGGCTGTTGATCCCAAAGACGGGGGAATCCTGCTGAATACTGGCAGAAACCTAGGTGTCTATGATCCGCTCAAGCAAACAATTCAGAGTCTGTATTCACAAGATCAGTTACCGCTTGCCACAAGTGCGCCACACCTAGGAGTCCCTCAACGATCCAAGTTTACTTCATCGGAGGATAATTCAGCATTGGACAGCGAGATTCTGCCGCTTGTTCCTATGGTGTATGAGGAGAGCTTGGCTTGTTATCCCCGTGTGGGCCTAGGAAGATGGTTGTCATTCTGCTGA
- the LOC124648338 gene encoding Werner Syndrome-like exonuclease has protein sequence MAITYHAPRRRPLHPAPSPRRRSTADEELVVMDDATAIRTTVTSSAYDVVCFLREVQARFREEVHDYNKRLQGRPDPEEQDCRHCLVVGLDTEWRQSFQNGKPRHQVAVIQLCVADRCLVYQVYHAEYIPAELADFLADPAFCFAAVGVDGDVKRLWEDCNLHVAHTMDLPRLAAVVLGRPELRQAGLKTLAREVMGTLVDKPKKVTMSRWAAPRLSGEQVRYACIDAFVSFDVGRRLLCQPHV, from the coding sequence ATGGCGATCACGTACCACGCGCCGCGCCGACGACCTCTTCATCCGGCGCCATCGCCTCGCCGCCGCTCGACGGCGGACGAGGAGCTCGTCGTCATGGACGACGCCACCGCAATCCGCACCACCGTCACGTCGTCCGCCTACGACGTCGTGTGCTTTCTCCGGGAGGTCCAGGCGCGCTTCCGCGAGGAGGTCCACGACTACAACAAGCGGCTGCAGGGACGCCCGGACCCGGAGGAACAGGACTGCCGCCATTGCCTCGTCGTCGGCCTCGACACGGAGTGGCGCCAGAGCTTCCAGAACGGGAAGccgcggcaccaggtcgccgtcaTCCAGCTCTGCGTCGCCGACCGCTGCCTCGTCTACCAGGTCTACCACGCCGAGTACATCCCCGCCGAgctcgccgacttcctcgccgacCCCGCCTTCTGCTTCGCCGCCGTCGGGGTCGACGGAGACGTCAAGCGGCTGTGGGAGGACTGCAACCTCCACGTGGCCCACACGATGGACCTGCCCCGGCTGGCCGCGGTCGTGCTCGGCCGGCCCGAGCTCCGGCAGGCGGGGCTCAAGACCCTGGCGCGCGAGGTGATGGGCACGCTCGTCGACAAGCCCAAGAAGGTGACCATGagcaggtgggccgcgccgcgccTCTCCGGGGAGCAGGTCCGGTACGCCTGCATCGACGCCTTCGTGTCCTTCGACGTCGGCCGCCGCCTGCTCTGCCAACCCCATGTTTGA